In one window of Miscanthus floridulus cultivar M001 chromosome 12, ASM1932011v1, whole genome shotgun sequence DNA:
- the LOC136495919 gene encoding uncharacterized protein has translation MQFLGRDPKGWRLDVDGKPVMKELEGKDGICGFHYDHIILEAVAKTLPKTEQDKLAKVSNCHVPRSSVFRRKKESEPDAIKELLCDVELNDAEKDIVEMTVHGSLTDEMGRKKCKCISKMDIGGVYSGTVLPYEHPMTGRNLCQEMRERLETKRIMMPKRGVN, from the exons ATGCAATTCCTAGGCAGGGATCCAAAAGGGTGGCGTCTAGATGTTGATGGGAAGCCTGTCATGAAGGAGCTTGAAGGAAAAGACGGCATATGTGGTTTTCACTATGACCACATAATACTGGAGGCTGTTGCTAAGACACTTCCAAAAACAGAGCAAGACAAGTTGGCAAAAGTTAGTAACTGTCATGTCCCCCGGAGCAGTGTTttcaggaggaagaaggagagtgAACCAGATGCCATCAAGGAGCTGCTCTGTGATGTAGAGCTAAATG ATGCAGAAAAGGATATAGTTGAGATGACTGTACATGGGAGTCTTACTGATGAGATGGGCAGGAAGAAATGCAAGTGCATTTCAAAAATGGACATCGGTGGTGTTTACAGTGGGACCGTGCTTCCCTATGAACACCCAATGACCGGCAGAAACCTTTGCCAAGAAATGCGTGAGAGGCTAGAAACTAAAAGGATcatgatgcccaagaggggggtgaattag